ACATAGTGGCAGGTCGCACCGATCAGCTTCACACCGCGGGCGAACGCCTGGTGATACGGGCGGGCGCCGACGAACGAGGGAAGGAAGCTGTGGTGGATGTTGATCGCCTTGCCCGCCCAGTGCTCGCACAACTCGGCGGGCAGCACCTGCATGAAGCGGGCGAGCACCACCGCGTGCGGGTCGTGCGCGTCCACCAGCGCGCGCACCTCCTCGAACGCGGGCCCGCGCTCAGCCGGGTCCCTGGGGAACGGCACATGATGGAATTTCACGCCGTGCGCCTCGGCCATTGCCGCCAGATCCGGATGGTTGCCGATCACCGCCTCGATGGCGGCGGGCAGCTCGCCGCTCGCGGCGCGTCCGAGCAGGTCGTGCAGGCAGTGTCCATCCTTGCTGACCAGCAGGACGGCGCGACGCCGCTCGCCGGAGTCGAGCAGCTGCCATTCGGTCTCCGGACCGAGACCGGCAGCCACCCCGGCGAACCGGTCGCGCAGTTCCGCGAGACCGAACGACACCGTCGCGGCCCTGATCGCCTGCCGGGTGAAGAACCAGCCTGTGTCGGGGTCGGAGTGGTAGCCCGCCTCCACGATCGACCCGCCGAACTCGGCGATGAACGAGGTGATCCCCGCGATGATCCCGGGACGGTCCGGGCAGCCCAGGGTCAGCACGTAGCGGCGGTCGTCCTGGACGGGTGGAGCTGAACTCATGGGTTCATCCTCTCTGTCTTTGGCCGCGCGGGCGCGGCGGGTTCGTGGCCCCCTTATGGCGCGAACGGGAAATGCTCGGTCTCGCTGCGCTCGGAAGCCGGGGCCGTTACGGTCACATCAGCAGGCGAGAGGACAGGTGTCAATCGGCCCCGCCTGCGGCACCGCATACCCACCCCCTCATCGCACGAACCCAAAGCGACCGCCACACACCACTACATCGCGGACACATCGGCCACTCGAACACGAGCCCGGCCACGAACGGACAATGCCCGGTCTCGCTGCGCTCGGAAGCCGGAGTGGGGTCGATGTGGAACAGGCGTTTCGTAAGAATCGAGTCTGCGGGGTCGAGTCGGCTGTTCAACACCCCGCGCGAGCGGCGGCAACGGCCTTGATGGCTGTCCTCCGCTGGCTACCTCCGCCGGACTCGGGGCACGAACGGTGCACGCCGTCCAGATGTCCGGCGGATGCCGAAGGTCAGAGCTCGTAAAACGGTTCGGTATAACGGAATTCGCCGACGATCTGCGCGTCGTAGGCGGACAGCGCTCGTACCTGGAAGTGGGTGATCCAAGCGGGCTCGTCAGGGGCGATACCGACCCGGGCCGCGGGGACGAAGCCGAAGCGCGGGTAGAACTCCGGGCTGCCGAGCACGCCGATCAGCGGCTCGTCGAGTGCGTCGGCGGCGCCGAGGGCCGCATGCATGAGCGCCGAACCGACCCCGCTGCGCTGATGATCGGCGAGCACCCCGAGCGGGCCGAGCGCCAACACCGGAAACGGGCCGACCGCTGCCCTGGTCAGGCACAGGTGACCGATCACGCCGTCATGCTCGATCGCCACCATCGAGAGAGTGGGGATCCAGCCCTCGTCGCTGCGCAGACGGGCGATCAGGTCCACCTCGGGCGGGTCCGCGCCGCGGTTGTCGCCGAGCGCGGGCGGCGACTCGCCGACATCGACGCGGTGGGCGTATCGCGGTGCGAACGCGCTGCGGTGCACTGCCGCGATCGCAGTAGCGTCGTCGGCGCGTTCGCGACGGATCAGCACGGTCGTCTCCTCCCGAACGAAGTTGGGCTCATCCGCACACGTTAGTCGCCTCGACCGGGGCGTCACTATCGTCGAATCGCCAACCAGTTACGAGTGTGCGGGAAGCGGCGGAGGCGCGCAATGGAATTCGCCTCGGTATGCCAGACTCTCATCCCATGGCAAGTTCCGCGTCGCTGACCAGGGCCGAAGTCGCCGGCCTGATCGACCACACGCTGCTGGCTCCGGAGGCGTCGATCGCCGATGTCGCCGCGTTGGTCGAGGACGCGCGTGTGCTCGGCGTGTTCGCGATCTGCGTGTCGCCGTCCATGCTTCCGGTGCGCGCGCCGGGTCTGGCGGTCGCGGCGGTCGCCGGATTCCCATCGGGTAAGCATCATTCGCTGGTGAAGGGCGCCGAGGCGCGGCTCGCGGTGGACCAGGGCGCGGACGAGGTCGACATGGTGATCGACATCGGCGCGGCGCGCGCCGGTGACTACACGGCGGTGCTCGCCGATATCGTCACGGTGCGCGAGGCGGTGGGCGATCGGGCGCTGCTCAAGGTGATCATCGAATCCGCGGCACTGCAGGACCAGGTGATCGTCGAGGTGTGCCGGGTCGCCGAGCGCGCAGGAGCTGATTTCGTGAAGACCTCCACGGGATTTCACCCCGCGGGCGGCGCCAGCGCACACGCGGTGCGGTTGATGGCGGAGACAGTCGGCGGGCGGCTCGGCGTCAAGGCCAGCGGCGGCATCCGCACCGCCGAGACGGCGGCCGAAATGATCGCCGCAGGCGCGACCCGGCTTGGATTGTCGAAGTCTCGCGAGATCCTCGACGGCTTTCCAGCCTGAATTCACGCATCGAGTGGCACGCCACGGCGGGGCTGCACGCAGGTCGCCGCAACCATGCACCACTCGTGGGCCATGGTCAGGGAGTGGAGGGCATGGCACCGAGGGCGACCATGCGGTGGAGAATGGCCGGCGACAACGCGAGTTCGAATTCGTTTCCGCCGCTTTCGAAGACGAAAGCCAGGTAGTTGTCCCGAGGTAATGGCGCCAGTCGGACCGTGCAGTGCTCCCCTACGATTACCCAGCCACCGATGGTCAACTGATCGGACATCGCGCTCTCCCACCCTTCGATACTTCCGACAAGTGGACTATGCCACTTGTGATTCGAGGGTGTCAACGGCGGAAATTAGCCTATGACCTGGTGGAATACTCCCGCTGGAGTGCCCAGCGTCCGGGCGGGTGGACCACTTCGTCGAACTCGATCACCACACCATCGACGTCGTGCGCGGTGCGGTGCCGGACCAGCACCGCTGCGGGCCGCGACAGCCCGAGATGACGCCGCTCTTCCGCCGTGGCCAGTCGCGCACCCACACGGTCACACACGAACGCGACGCTCCGACCGACCGCGGATTCCAGATACCGCAGCGTTCCGCCGGGTAGCCGCTTCGCGTCGAGCAGCAGAGCGGCGGACTCGGCGAACCCGCCGGGGAACCACGAGACCACCAGCTCCATCGCACCGAAATCGTCGGCGCTCAGCCGCTTTCGCGTAACCACCGCACTACCCCGCGGCAGGCCGAGCACATCGTTGACCTCGCTCGGCCCTGCGACGACCGCCGCTTCCAGCACGGTCACCGACTGGTCCTCGGCAAAGGACGGTCCGTACCGCGGCGCCCGCTCCCGCACCAGCGCGGGCCGATCGACCACGTAGGTCCCCGACCCACGGTGTGATTCCACGATCCCCTGCTGCCGCAAGGCATTCAGCGCCTTGGCCGCAGTGGGCCGGGCGACCTTCCAGCGCGCGGCGAGCTCGCGCTCGGAGGGGACTTCGGCGCCGGGAGCCAGCTCGCCGCGCTCGATCTGCTCACGGAGATACCCCGAGATCCGGAGATATTTCGGGAGCCCTTCATCGATTTCGGACACCGGTCGCCTTCCGCCGCGGACACCGCCCCTCGGACCACTGGCCAGTGTAACAACGGCACGCCCGCGCACCGAGAGCTCGCACCAGCCCGCCCCGAGCCGGTCCCGCGGGGCACTACCGACCGATAGAGTTGCCGGACCAGTACAGCGCGGTACGGACAGGACCGAACGGAAGGGGGCTTCCAGATGGCGGTACCCGATACCGGGCAGGGGACGGCTCGAAAGCTGTACGCGGCGGCCATCGGCGAAGGCGGCGACGAGCCCTTCGCACTGGACACCGCGGTCGCCGAGAACCTCGCCACGGCATGCGACAAACTAGTCGACGACCTGCACCGGGCCATGTCCGACCGGTATCTCGTCACCGATGTAACCGGCTTCCCGAATCTGCCGACAGGACATGGCCTCACACGCGGATTCGCAGACAAAGGCAGGCAGTACCTGGACACGCTCGCGGCGTTCCAGGAGACGGCGCTGCTGTTCAAAGCCGCGTACCTGGCGGCCGCCAACCGTCTCGCCGAAGCCGAGGCCGCGAACCAGGCGGCCCTGCGATTGATCACCGAGTACCTGGAGCCCAGGTGAGTACGCACTTCCGCGCCGGGATCGACTGAGGGGAACGAATTGGCCGACTCCGTGGCTCGCGCCGCCGCCGACGGCATCCGGCAGGAACTGGCCGGATTCACCGAAGGAGCAACCGATCCCCCGTACGCACCGGATCGGGAACTGTTCGGCGCCTACACCCACCAGCAGATCTGGGAGCTGGTGCACGAGGCGCTCGACCCGGCCGCGCTCAACCGGACTGCCGACGCATGGCAGGCGAACGCCCGCGCGGTCGCCGAAGCGTTCCAGGCGTTCTCCGACGCAACCAACCGAGAATTCGCGCACTGGTCGGGCCGCGCGGCCGACGCCGCGGTGCGCGCGACAAGGGAATTCGTCCGTGCGGGCACCGAGGCGCACGATGTATGTCGCGCAATAGCGCGCCTTATGGAGTTGAATGGCGATGCCGCGCAAACGGTCCGGGGTGCGATCCCGCCGCAGCAGCGGTATCGGCCGCTGGAGGATCCAGCCGCCGAGGCGGTGTACGGCGGAAAACGTAGGATGGATCACGACAGTGCGGCGGCCGACATCGAGGCGGATGTCCGGGACACGATGACCTACGTCTACGCCCCGACCATGCCCGCCTCCGGCGACCGCGTTCCGCAATTCCCCCGGCCGCAAGGGCCTGCAGGCACCTCGCCCGATCCCGGCTCTGTCCGCGGAGGCGGCGCACGGTGAAATGGGTGCTCACCCCGGACGAGTTCACGCATGTCTGGGCAAACGAAACAAGCCTGGACCGGAGGCCCTATCCGATCAACATGGTCCCGTCGGCCATCGTGCGCACCGCATCGGAATATCGCGCACTACGCCTGCCGCAGCGGTTCGCCCGCCAAGCCGACCCCGACCTGGCCGCCGCGCTGATGGTCTGCGCCCGCACCGACGCGACCACCATCACCATCTCTGGCGAGCGCTCCACCCTCCCGCGCAATGGAGACGACGCCGACCCCGAACGGATCCTCGCCTTCGCCGCGGTGGTGCACAACCACGCCGGCATCCTGGTCGCCACCCCGGACAAGGTGACCGTGCTGATGTGCCATGCGCGCGCCCTCGGCGAACGCCTGGTGCAGATCATCGGGTCAGCCCAGCCGGGCAGGCTCGAACCGATGCGCGAGCCACAGGACGCGGTGCTCGGCCCGGACCACAGGGAATCATTCGCCACCAACGGTCACTGCGGCGCAGTCCGATTCCGCCAGACCCTACGTAAACCAGTCGACGGCCGCGGCTTCATCACCGTCACCGTGGAACCGGACAACCCCATGTCGCCACCGACCCGCCACCGCACCTGGCTGGATATCACCGGGGATGGGCGCTACATGCTGACCACGGCACACGACCTCATCCTCGCCCCGGTCTCCGATGCGGATTTCGCCACTCAGTTGCAACGCTTGGCTTGTATCTGATTGCTCTGCTTGTTTTGCAGCGCCTGCGGCGCTGCGTGTTCGCGGCCCCCTTGTGGCTCGTGGCTCCGAACGACGCTCGTACCCGCTGGGGCGGAAGCGCCGTGAGCGGGGCGGTTGTTCTGGCGCACCGCGGTCGGAATCGGTGGTTAGGTATATCGCATGGCGAAGCGTTGGGCTGTTGCGGCTACCGATGCACTGAAAGCCGACGGGTTGCGGATCGGCGAGCTGGACACGTCAGGGCGGCCGGGGTTCACGGGTGACAAGAAGGCGGGCACCGAGCTGCTCGCGGAGCGCGCCCTGGTGCTGTCGGATCTGCAGGAGAAGCTCTACGCCAACGGCCGCTCCGGAGATAAACGCGGCGTGCTGCTGGTGTTGCAGGGCATGGACACCGCAGGCAAGGGCGGCATCGTCCGGCACGTCATCGGCTCGGTCGACCCGCAGGGCGTCGACCACGCCGCGTTCGGTGTGCCGACGCCGGAGGAGAAGCGCCACCACTTTCTGTGGCGCATCCGCAAGGCGCTCCCGCGTGCCGGCCAGCTCGGGGTGTTCGACCGCTCGCACTACGAGGACGTGCTGGTGGTGCGGGTACACAACCTGGTGCCGCCCACGGTGTGGGAGCCGCGCTACGACGAGATCAACGCCTTCGAGCGCGAACTGGTGGGCGAGGGCATCACGCTGGTGAAGGTCGCGTTGTTCATCTCGCTCGACGAACAGAAGAAGCGGCTTTCCGAGCGCCTGAATCGCCCGGACAAGTACTGGAAGTTCAGCGCGGCCGATATCGACGAGCGCGCGTTCTGGCCCGACTACCAGGAGGCCTACCAGGCGATAGTGGACCGCACGTCCACCGAGCTCGCGCCTTGGTACGTCCTGCCCGCCGACCACAAGTGGTACTCCCGGCTCGCGGTCACCGAACTGCTCATCGACGCATTCGAGCGGCTGCAACTCGATTGGCCCCCAGCGAAATTCGACGTCGAGGAGCAGAAGCGGCGCCTCGCGCAGGCCTGAGTCGCGACGCGCCGCCTCTCGTCAAGGAGACCAAGGGCCGGACTTCCTCTGTGACAAAGCGGATGTAGGCGGCGGGATCGGGGTCGTCGGCGGTGGTTTGGAGGACAACGGTGTCGGCGCCCGCCTCCGCCAGCCGACGGACGGCCGTGGCGACTGCGCGTGCATCACCCGCGACACCGGCGTCGGGGGCGTGGTCGGGGGTGCGTTCGGCGGTAAGGCGGGCCGCGGCGTCCGGGCCGGTGACGGCGAGCAGATTCGCCACCACGTAGTGGCGGTCGGTGCGGCCCGCCGCGGCGCGACCCTCGTCGATCAGCGTGCGCGCGGCGCGGACCATTCCTACCCGGCACGGACGGCCACCGCACGCATTGTTCGACGCGCCCGTGCGCCGCGGACTTCCGGCCCAGCGTGCTCGTTCGCGGGCCGCTACGTCGCACACAGACCTCCTCCCGCTCCTGCCCGCCTTGGCACCGACTGCTCAGGCAGCCACACCGGCCAGCCGAAGCGTGCGGGTCGCGGGAAGCTCCGCGTGGTCGCCCCGCGATCGGCTCGGCTCAGGGCAACTGCTGGATGAAGCGTGAGCCGGGCCGGTGCGGCAGCCAGTTCGCGGCGCCGACCCGTCCGGTGTGCACGAATTCGCCCCAGTATCGGCGGATTCGAACGCCGAGCGCCTCGACCTCCGCGGGGGCGAGTGGTTTCAGCATCTCCGCGTCGCGCCAGGCGATGCCGTCCCCGAACAGCAGCGGCAGTTCGATGCAGTGGCAGGCGCCGTACGGGTTCGCCGGATGCAGCTGCCCGACGCGGTAGCAGAAGACGTCGGCACCGGCGTCGGCCAGCTGATCGGCGAACCGGAACATGCCGTCCTCGAACACCTTTCGACCGATGACCCGCTGTGCGGCGGAGCTGAGCCTTGCCCCGATCATCGGCACCTGCCGCACCGGGGCGAACACCGGGTGCGGTCCCCCGTAGAACGCCCGCGCCTCCTCCGCCGTGCACCCGATCACCACATGGAGACCGGCGGCGGCGCTGCGCACATTCTTCCGCCACGGGTGCTCGTCGGGCAACGGACCCGCGTCGGCGACCGGCAGGAAGGGCGGCGCCGATTTCAGCGCGCCCGGCCCCGCCATCCGACGGACGGTACGACCCTGCGCGGCAAGCAGATCGGGCACCGATGCCGCGAGCGGGTCGGCGTCGAGTTCGGCCAGGAACACCGCACCCACCCGCTCGGCCCGCCGATGGCTCTGGAACCCGACGCCGAACGG
The DNA window shown above is from Nocardia sp. NBC_01730 and carries:
- a CDS encoding polyphosphate kinase 2 family protein, with amino-acid sequence MAKRWAVAATDALKADGLRIGELDTSGRPGFTGDKKAGTELLAERALVLSDLQEKLYANGRSGDKRGVLLVLQGMDTAGKGGIVRHVIGSVDPQGVDHAAFGVPTPEEKRHHFLWRIRKALPRAGQLGVFDRSHYEDVLVVRVHNLVPPTVWEPRYDEINAFERELVGEGITLVKVALFISLDEQKKRLSERLNRPDKYWKFSAADIDERAFWPDYQEAYQAIVDRTSTELAPWYVLPADHKWYSRLAVTELLIDAFERLQLDWPPAKFDVEEQKRRLAQA
- a CDS encoding carboxylesterase family protein, which codes for MHDVVAPSGHWLGEVVGDVAVFRSMAYARAERFGVPEPLAPHDGVFEAIRRHAIAPQLPGRLEGVMGRAEPLDQSEDCLALTVTTPARAEPGSCPVLVWLHGGAYLAGSGQWNLYDADRLVRETGIVVVSVSYRLGALGYLRAPGVSAGNLGLLDQIAALRWVRENIRAFGGDTERITLSGQSAGAQSVVALLGIEQARPLFARAIVQSAPFGVGFQSHRRAERVGAVFLAELDADPLAASVPDLLAAQGRTVRRMAGPGALKSAPPFLPVADAGPLPDEHPWRKNVRSAAAGLHVVIGCTAEEARAFYGGPHPVFAPVRQVPMIGARLSSAAQRVIGRKVFEDGMFRFADQLADAGADVFCYRVGQLHPANPYGACHCIELPLLFGDGIAWRDAEMLKPLAPAEVEALGVRIRRYWGEFVHTGRVGAANWLPHRPGSRFIQQLP
- a CDS encoding ESX secretion-associated protein EspG, encoding MKWVLTPDEFTHVWANETSLDRRPYPINMVPSAIVRTASEYRALRLPQRFARQADPDLAAALMVCARTDATTITISGERSTLPRNGDDADPERILAFAAVVHNHAGILVATPDKVTVLMCHARALGERLVQIIGSAQPGRLEPMREPQDAVLGPDHRESFATNGHCGAVRFRQTLRKPVDGRGFITVTVEPDNPMSPPTRHRTWLDITGDGRYMLTTAHDLILAPVSDADFATQLQRLACI
- the deoC gene encoding deoxyribose-phosphate aldolase, with translation MASSASLTRAEVAGLIDHTLLAPEASIADVAALVEDARVLGVFAICVSPSMLPVRAPGLAVAAVAGFPSGKHHSLVKGAEARLAVDQGADEVDMVIDIGAARAGDYTAVLADIVTVREAVGDRALLKVIIESAALQDQVIVEVCRVAERAGADFVKTSTGFHPAGGASAHAVRLMAETVGGRLGVKASGGIRTAETAAEMIAAGATRLGLSKSREILDGFPA
- a CDS encoding GNAT family N-acetyltransferase; its protein translation is MLIRRERADDATAIAAVHRSAFAPRYAHRVDVGESPPALGDNRGADPPEVDLIARLRSDEGWIPTLSMVAIEHDGVIGHLCLTRAAVGPFPVLALGPLGVLADHQRSGVGSALMHAALGAADALDEPLIGVLGSPEFYPRFGFVPAARVGIAPDEPAWITHFQVRALSAYDAQIVGEFRYTEPFYEL
- a CDS encoding GntR family transcriptional regulator, with translation MSEIDEGLPKYLRISGYLREQIERGELAPGAEVPSERELAARWKVARPTAAKALNALRQQGIVESHRGSGTYVVDRPALVRERAPRYGPSFAEDQSVTVLEAAVVAGPSEVNDVLGLPRGSAVVTRKRLSADDFGAMELVVSWFPGGFAESAALLLDAKRLPGGTLRYLESAVGRSVAFVCDRVGARLATAEERRHLGLSRPAAVLVRHRTAHDVDGVVIEFDEVVHPPGRWALQREYSTRS
- the purU gene encoding formyltetrahydrofolate deformylase — translated: MSSAPPVQDDRRYVLTLGCPDRPGIIAGITSFIAEFGGSIVEAGYHSDPDTGWFFTRQAIRAATVSFGLAELRDRFAGVAAGLGPETEWQLLDSGERRRAVLLVSKDGHCLHDLLGRAASGELPAAIEAVIGNHPDLAAMAEAHGVKFHHVPFPRDPAERGPAFEEVRALVDAHDPHAVVLARFMQVLPAELCEHWAGKAINIHHSFLPSFVGARPYHQAFARGVKLIGATCHYVTAELDAGPIIEQDVIRIDHADEVRDMVRQGRDIERVVLARGLRWHLEGRVLVHGRRTVVFS